The following are encoded together in the Daucus carota subsp. sativus chromosome 5, DH1 v3.0, whole genome shotgun sequence genome:
- the LOC108222098 gene encoding uncharacterized protein LOC108222098: MAQDHLISEGKGGSMLVQNEHLGSRDQDSVFGQSCNLVFQQSNESVLSLGHESYDDVSLRLDNERELLVDCELVLSQIKNHGDKHENGNGTDQGKSAKPDVDLNEIGIEECRPQLNAYVENYEFGLLENHGLTILENSEVDKNLDIVHQNDDMGNALHSDMFDLPLVVSPPVLQSRRLVTDPVFELAVGQTFPDVSSCRRVIKETAIALHFEIMTLKSDQTRFTAKCATKGCPWRLHAAKNPGVPTCTIRTMHAEHNCGGITHLGHQQASVQWIANSLEQIIKENPNYKPKDIVEKINRDHGITLSYKQAWRGKERVMAILQESTEGDYRLLPQYCDQIRRTNPGSIATVYVNPADSSFQRLFVSYHALIYGFLNGCRPLLCLDRIVPNSKHLCTLLYATGYDGNGELFPLAFGVVEEENDENWIWFLSELHELMKAKTECIPELTILSNMKRGIVDGVEQSFPTAFHGYCMRFLIESFKKEFNHKKLANLFLEAANALTIFEYESIMLEIGATSQEAASWIQQLSPQLWANAYFKGTKIGQLTANIVESLDSWIVNACKLPIIQMMECIRRQLMTWFCERREASTQWASILVPSAEKLVSGAIECARTYQVFRANEAEYEVLSAELPFIVDIQKCWCTCQGWQLLGLPCSHAAAALLFCNQTVYRFTESCYTVAAYRNAYSETIHPVPDKRQWNQADENSVPNIVINPPKSIPPLSKPRKRRVRSADLGRVKRTVHCSRCYQPGHFRSTCSTPI; the protein is encoded by the coding sequence ATGGCACAAGATCATTTAATTAGTGAGGGAAAAGGAGGTTCGATGTTAGTCCAGAACGAGCATTTAGGAAGCCGTGATCAAGATTCGGTGTTTGGACAGAGTTGTAATTTGGTATTTCAACAGTCTAATGAAAGCGTGTTGAGTTTGGGACACGAAAGTTACGATGATGTAAGCTTGAGGCTGGATAATGAGAGAGAATTGTTGGTGGACTGTGAATTAGTTCTTTCGCAAATAAAAAATCATGGGGATAAACATGAGAATGGAAATGGAACGGATCAAGGTAAAAGTGCTAAGCCCGATGTTGATTTAAATGAAATCGGCATTGAGGAGTGTCGTCCTCAGTTGAATGCTTATGTAGAGAATTATGAGTTTGGTTTATTAGAGAATCATGGATTAACTATTTTAGAGAATTCTGAAGTTGACAAGAACTTGGATATTGTGCACCAAAATGATGATATGGGGAATGCACTTCATTCTGATATGTTTGATCTTCCCTTGGTGGTTTCACCACCGGTCCTTCAAAGCAGGAGGCTTGTTACGGATCCCGTCTTTGAATTAGCTGTAGGGCAAACGTTTCCGGATGTTTCAAGTTGTCGTAGAGTAATAAAGGAGACTGCCATTGCTCTTCATTTTGAGATTATGACTCTTAAATCTGACCAGACTCGCTTCACTGCTAAATGTGCAACTAAGGGCTGCCCATGGAGACTTCATGCTGCAAAAAATCCTGGTGTTCCTACTTGCACGATTAGAACCATGCATGCAGAGCATAACTGCGGTGGAATCACACATCTAGGTCATCAACAAGCCTCGGTTCAATGGATTGCCAATTCTCTGGAACAAATTATCAAGGAAAATCCAAACTACAAGCCAAAGGATATAGTGGAAAAGATTAACCGTGATCACGGCATCACCTTGTCATATAAGCAAGCCTGGAGAGGAAAAGAACGGGTAATGGCTATTCTCCAAGAGTCAACTGAAGGAGATTATCGCCTTCTTCCACAGTATTGTGACCAAATAAGACGAACCAATCCCGGAAGCATTGCAACAGTATATGTGAATCCTGCAGATAGTTCTTTCCAGCGCCTATTTGTTTCCTATCATGCTCTAATCTACGGGTTTCTAAATGGCTGCAGGCCTCTACTTTGCCTTGACAGAATTGTTCCAAATAGCAAGCATCTCTGCACCTTGTTATATGCTACTGGTTATGATGGTAATGGGGAACTTTTTCCTTTGGCATTTGGGGTCGTCGAGGAGGAAAATGATGAGAACTGGATATGGTTTCTGTCCGAGCTGCATGAATTGATGAAAGCAAAAACTGAATGCATTCCAGAGCTTACAATATTGTCTAACATGAAAAGGGGCATTGTTGATGGAGTGGAGCAGAGCTTCCCCACTGCATTCCATGGATACTGCATGCGCTTTCTTATTGAAAGTTTTAAGAAAGAATTCAACCACAAGAAACTTGCCAATCTCTTCCTGGAAGCTGCCAATGCTCTTACTATCTTCGAATATGAatcaataatgctggagatcgGAGCCACATCACAAGAAGCAGCTTCTTGGATTCAACAACTTTCTCCTCAGTTATGGGCGAATGCCTATTTCAAAGGTACAAAAATTGGGCAATTGACTGCTAATATTGTAGAATCACTGGATTCATGGATAGTAAATGCTTGTAAGCTTCCAATAATACAAATGATGGAGTGCATCCGTCGACAATTAATGACATGGTTCTGTGAGAGACGTGAAGCTAGTACACAATGGGCATCCATTCTTGTCCCTTCTGCGGAAAAGCTTGTGTCTGGGGCTATTGAGTGTGCACGCACTTACCAGGTGTTCCGAGCGAATGAGGCAGAATATGAGGTCTTATCAGCTGAACTCCCATTTATTGTGGATATTCAGAAATGTTGGTGTACATGTCAAGGATGGCAGCTGCTAGGATTGCCGTGTTCTCATGCTGCAGCAGCTCTTCTCTTCTGCAATCAAACTGTTTATCGTTTCACGGAGAGCTGTTATACTGTAGCAGCTTATCGCAATGCATACTCTGAGACGATACATCCTGTTCCGGACAAGAGACAATGGAACCAAGCTGATGAAAATTCTGTTCCCAATATTGTTATTAACCCACCTAAGTCTATTCCACCTCTATCTAAACCGAGAAAAAGGCGAGTTCGTTCAGCAGATCTAGGTCGTGTAAAGCGGACTGTCCATTGCAGCCGCTGCTATCAACCCGGACACTTCCGAAGTACGTGTTCAACGCCTATCTAG
- the LOC108219833 gene encoding uncharacterized protein LOC108219833: MHHSTLTLKSPLSPNGFSSPFEFHQHSGLMIQAVLAPTLFYNHKILKPHHQILKNCCSRDARFCVPKYSLSVAHGERLTSVGVDKEFDVATLGNLCVDIVLNVPELPPNSREERKAYMDELSQSPPDKKYWEAGGNCNMAIAAARLGLHCTTIGHVGNEIYGDFLLDVLRKEGISMTGMSEQGQITSSSSAEYETLQCWVLVDPSQRHGFCSRADFSKEPAFSWMVKLSMEVKMALKQSKVLFCNGYGFDELPPSLIVSALEYAAEVGTSVFFDPGPRGKTLANGTPDEQKALDMLLRMSDVLLVTSEEAESLTSIGDPILAGQELLRKGVRTKWVIVKMGQKGSILITMSSISYAPSFKVNVVDTVGCGDSFVAAIAFGYIHNLPLVHTLTVANAVGAATAMGSGAGRNVAALGNVMELLKRSNLNEDDKYLKDVLINGLHGQEVTFLSRKAVNGSNKQLVHVPVQKVVSEVLPKLEFGLLKGNVPV; encoded by the exons ATGCATCACTCCACTCTAACCCTCAAATCCCCACTCTCACCCAATGGGTTTTCATCGCCATTTGAATTTCACCAACACTCCGGACTGATGATTCAGGCAGTTCTGGCACCAACCCTTTTCTACAATCACAAAATCTTGAAACcccatcatcaaatcttgaaGAATTGTTGCAGTAGAGATGCCAGATTTTGTGTGCCCAAGTATAGTCTTAGTGTTGCTCATGGGGAGAGATTGACGAGTGTTGGGGTGGATAAAGAATTTGATGTGGCTACTCTTGGGAATCTTTGTGTGGATATAGTACTTAATGTTCCGGAATTGCCACCTAATTCTCGTGAGGAGAGGAAAGCTTATATGGACGAGCTCTCCCAGTCTCCCCCGGACAAG AAATACTGGGAAGCTGGTGGTAACTGCAACATGGCTATAGCTGCAGCAAGATTAGGACTCCACTGCACAACAATTGGTCATGTTGGAAATGAAATATACGGGGACTTCCTTTTGGATGTGCTTCGCAAAGAGGGAATTAGCATGACTGGGATGAGTGAACAGGGTCAGATTACTAGTAGTTCAAGTGCAGAATATGAAACACTTCAATGTTGGGTCTTGGTGGATCCTTCACAACGACATGGTTTCTGCAG TCGTGCAGATTTTAGCAAGGAACCTGCTTTTAGTTGGATGGTCAAACTATCAATGGAAGTAAAGATGGCCCTGAAGCAATCAAAAGTCCTGTTCTGTAATGGCTATGGCTTTGATGAACTCCCTCCTAGTCTGATTGTTTCTGCTTTGGAGTATGCTGCAGAAGTTGGCACCTCAGTTTTTTTTGATCCTGGACCTCGGGGAAAGACGCTTGCTAATGGAACACCTGATGAACAGAAAGCACTTGACATGCTTCTGAGGATGAGCGATGTTCTCCTTGTAACATCTGAGGAG GCTGAATCATTGACTAGCATTGGAGACCCAATTCTAGCAGGACAGGAGTTGCTACGAAAAGGGGTCCGCACAAAATGGGTGATTGTAAAAATGGGTCAGAAGGGTTCAATATTGATCACCATGTCAAGTATTTCTTATGCTCCTTCATTTAAG GTAAATGTTGTTGACACTGTGGGTTGTGGTGATAGCTTTGTGGCAGCTATTGCATTTGGATATATTCACAACTTACCCCTGGTACATACACTGACAGTCGCAAATGCTGTGGGTGCTGCTACTGCCATGGGTTCTGGTGCTGGTAGGAATGTGGCAGCCTTGGGAAATGTCATGGAACTCTTGAAGAGATCGAACCTCAATGAAGACGACAAGTATTTGAAGGATGTTTTGATTAACGGATTACATGGTCAGGAGGTCACGTTCCTTTCAAGAAAGGCCGTAAACGGAAGTAATAAGCAATTAGTCCATGTTCCTGTGCAAAAGGTGGTGTCTGAGGTTTTGCCAAAGCTTGAATTTGGATTACTTAAAGGGAATGTCCCAGTTTGA
- the LOC108222333 gene encoding cytochrome P450 94A2, producing MLAYPDLSYSLLYCLITVLLFYLINNFTSIFKCLFPSEASKLPRSFPIIGSYFSIIKNIPQFSVWTANIVNSQPSSTFVLHRALGHRQVITSNPANVKHILKTNFHVYQKGTFGSRVMHDFLGHGIFNVDGDTWRFQRQLSSHEFNTKSLRKFVGTVVDTELCDRLIPILFKAAKEEESLDFQDILQRFAFDNICNIAFGYDPEYLLPSLPDVKFAVAFENATTLISKRFQYIIPLVWKVQKFFDTGAEKVLRKSIEEVRDFARKVMMEKREVLQEKSKLQSVDLLSRFLSSGHSDEVFVTDIVISFILAGRDTTSAVLTWFFYLIAKYPHVENEILAEINDKKFEKNSESSAYNEVKDMIYTHAALCESMRLYPPVPTDNKQAMKDDVLPDGTHVYKGDRVLYHPYAMGRSEKLWGSDWPEFRPERWLERDTVTEKWCVISRDQYTYPVFQAGPRVCLGKEMAFLQMKRVVAGILPAFRVIPVIEKGKEPVFISYLTAKMQGGFPVRIQPRVSNT from the coding sequence ATGTTGGCTTATCCTGATCTTTCATATTCACTCTTGTATTGCCTCATTACTGTTCTACTCTTCTATCTAATAAACAACTTCACCTCGATTTTTAAATGTCTGTTTCCTTCAGAAGCAAGTAAACTACCAAGATCATTTCCAATCATTGGCTCGTACTTCTCCATTATCAAAAACATCCCTCAGTTTAGCGTTTGGACTGCTAATATAGTTAATTCTCAACCCTCTTCAACTTTTGTCCTCCATCGTGCTCTTGGCCACCGGCAAGTCATTACTTCAAATCCAGCTAATGTTAAACATATACTAAAAACCAATTTTCATGTCTACCAAAAGGGCACTTTTGGATCAAGAGTTATGCATGATTTTCTAGGCCACGGCATCTTTAACGTGGATGGTGATACTTGGAGATTTCAAAGACAACTTTCTAGCCATGAATTCAATACTAAATCTCTTAGGAAGTTTGTGGGAACGGTGGTAGATACAGAGCTCTGCGACAGACTTATTCCAATATTGTTCAAGGCTgcaaaagaagaagagagtCTTGATTTTCAGGACATACTTCAGAGATTCGCTTTTGACAATATTTGTAACATCGCTTTTGGCTATGATCCAGAGTACTTATTACCGTCTCTTCCAGACGTAAAATTTGCAGTTGCATTTGAGAATGCTACTACACTTATCAGCAAAAGATTCCAGTACATTATACCATTAGTTTGGAAAGTACAAAAGTTTTTTGACACCGGTGCTGAAAAAGTGCTAAGAAAATCTATTGAGGAAGTTCGTGATTTTGCTAGAAAAGTCATGATGGAGAAGAGGGAAGTACTGCAAGAAAAATCAAAGCTACAATCTGTGGATCTTTTATCAAGATTCTTGAGCTCCGGTCACTCAGACGAGGTGTTTGTTACAGATATAGTCATAAGTTTTATACTCGCTGGACGTGACACAACTTCAGCTGTATTGACATGGTTCTTTTATCTCATTGCAAAATATCCGCATGTGGAGAATGAGATTTTGGCTGAGATTAATGACAAGAAGTTTGAAAAGAACTCGGAGTCTTCTGCTTATAATGAAGTGAAAGATATGATATACACTCATGCAGCACTTTGTGAGAGTATGAGACTCTACCCGCCTGTTCCCACAGACAACAAACAAGCAATGAAAGATGATGTGTTGCCGGATGGAACACATGTGTACAAGGGTGATAGAGTACTTTACCATCCTTATGCAATGGGGCGGTCCGAGAAGCTGTGGGGATCAGATTGGCCTGAATTTAGGCCAGAGAGGTGGCTTGAGAGGGACACTGTGACCGAAAAGTGGTGCGTTATTAGCAGGGATCAGTACACTTATCCTGTTTTTCAAGCAGGGCCAAGGGTGTGTCTTGGTAAAGAAATGGCTTTCTTGCAGATGAAGAGGGTGGTTGCTGGAATTCTTCCAGCATTTAGGGTGATTCCAGTGATTGAGAAAGGGAAGGAACCAGTTTTTATATCTTACCTGACCGCTAAAATGCAAGGGGGCTTTCCAGTGAGAATACAACCAAGAGTTTCTAATACCTAA
- the LOC108219800 gene encoding cytochrome P450 94A2 — protein sequence MLAHLEFSTSLLYCIATFLLFYLVKNFSSILKGLFPSKASKLPRSYPIVGSYFSIIRNIHRFVDWSANIVNSQPSSTFILHRGVGQRQIFTANPANVQHMLKTKFHVYQKGIFGSRVMHDFLGHGIFNVDGESWKFQRQISSYEFNTKSLRKFVETVVDTELSDRLVPILNKAARTEEVLDFQDILERFAFDNICNIAFGYDPEYLLPSLPEAKFAVAFENATTLISKRFRYIMTLVWKVQKAFDIGPEKQLRKSTEEVREFARKVMMEKRQELEEKSELQSVDLLSRFLSSGHSDEVFVTDIVISFILAGRDTTSAALTWFFYLIANHPEAESKILAEINDKNFEKNSESSAYNEVKDMIYTHAALCESMRLYPPVPTDGKQAMEDDVLPDGTRIYKYDRVSYHPYAMGRSEKLWGSDWQEFRPERWLEKDSVTGKWCFIGRDQYTYPVFQAGPRVCLGKEMAFLQMKRVVAGVLPAFRVIPVIEKGKEPVYISFLTAKMQGGFPVRIQKRIF from the coding sequence ATGTTAGCTCATCTTGAGTTTTCGACTTCACTCTTGTATTGCATCGCCACTTTTCTACTGTTTTATCTAGTTAAAAACTTCAGCTCAATCTTGAAAGGGCTGTTTCCCTCAAAAGCAAGTAAGCTTCCCAGATCATATCCGATTGTTGGTTCATACTTCTCGATAATAAGAAACATCCATCGCTTCGTCGATTGGTCTGCAAATATAGTCAATTCTCAGCCCTCTTCGACTTTCATCCTCCATCGCGGCGTTGGCCAACGACAGATCTTTACTGCTAATCCAGCTAATGTCCAGCATATGCTGAAAACCAAGTTTCATGTCTACCAAAAGGGTATTTTTGGATCAAGAGTTATGCATGATTTTCTAGGCCATGGCATCTTTAATGTCGATGGGGAGTCTTGGAAGTTCCAAAGGCAGATCTCTAGCTATGAATTTAATACCAAATCTCTTAGGAAGTTTGTGGAAACGGTGGTAGATACAGAGCTCTCTGACAGGCTTGTTCCCATCTTGAACAAGGCCGCGAGAACAGAAGAGGTTCTTGATTTCCAGGACATACTtgagagatttgcttttgacaACATATGTAACATTGCTTTTGGTTATGATCCAGAGTATTTGTTACCGTCTCTGCCAGAAGCAAAATTTGCAGTTGCTTTTGAGAATGCTACTACTCTTATTagcaaaagattcagatatatTATGACATTAGTCTGGAAAGTGCAAAAGGCTTTCGACATCGGACCTGAAAAACAGCTAAGAAAATCTACTGAAGAAGTTCGTGAATTTGCCCGAAAAGTCATGATGGAGAAAAGGCAAGAACTGGAAGAAAAATCAGAGCTACAATCTGTGGATCTTTTATCAAGATTCTTGAGCTCCGGTCACTCAGACGAGGTGTTTGTTACTGATATAGTTATAAGCTTTATACTTGCGGGGCGTGACACAACTTCAGCAGCACTGACATGGTTCTTTTATCTCATTGCAAATCATCCGGAGGCGGAGAGTAAGATTTTAGCTGAGATTAATGACAAGAATTTTGAGAAGAACTCAGAGTCTTCTGCTTATAATGAAGTGAAAGACATGATATACACTCATGCTGCACTTTGTGAGAGCATGAGACTCTACCCGCCTGTTCCCACAGATGGAAAACAAGCAATGGAGGATGATGTGTTGCCGGATGGAACACGTATTTACAAGTATGACAGAGTATCTTACCATCCTTACGCAATGGGGCGGTCAGAGAAGCTATGGGGGTCAGATTGGCAAGAATTTAGGCCTGAGAGGTGGCTTGAGAAGGATAGCGTGACTGGAAAGTGGTGCTTTATTGGCCGAGATCAGTATACTTATCCTGTTTTTCAAGCAGGGCCAAGGGTGTGTCTTGGTAAAGAAATGGCTTTCTTGCAAATGAAGAGGGTGGTTGCTGGAGTTCTGCCGGCATTCAGGGTGATTCCGGTGATTGAGAAAGGGAAGGAACCGGTTTATATATCTTTCCTGACAGCAAAAATGCAAGGGGGTTTTCCGGTGAGGATTCAGAAGAGGATTTTCTAA
- the LOC108220377 gene encoding cytochrome P450 94A1-like, producing the protein MLADLNLSTSLLYCLATFLTLYAITNFNSIRRGLFPSKQSKLPRSFPLIGSYLSLIKHIHHFSDWSATIVNSQPSSTFILHRALGQRMVITANPANVEHILKTNFHVYQKGTSVTALAYDFLGRGIFNVDGDWWKFQRQVASHEFKTKSLRNFVETVVDTELSNRLLPLMKNAAVEEIVLDFQDILFRFAFDNICNIAFGYDPEYLLPSLPEAKFAVAFENTTMLITKRFRQISPLVWKILKFFNTGFEKELKNSVEEVREFARKVLREKKKELDEKSELQTDDLLSRFLSSGHSDEVFVIDIVISFILAGRDTTSAALTWFFYLIANHPDAESKILAEINDKNFEKNSESSAYNEVKDMMYTHAALCESMRLYPPVPTDGKQVMEDDVMPDGTRVYKNDRVIYHPYAMGRSEKLWGSDWREFRPERWLERDGVTGKWCFIGRDQYSYPVFQAGPRVCLGKEMAFLQMKRVVARVLPAFRVIPVIEEGTEPVYTAYLTAKMHGGFPVRIQQRA; encoded by the coding sequence ATGTTAGCTGATCTAAATCTCTCCACTTCACTGTTATATTGCCTCGCAACATTTCTCACCTTATATGCAATCACAAACTTCAACTCCATTCGCAGAGGCCTGTTCCCTTCGAAACAAAGCAAGCTCCCCAGATCATTTCCGCTCATTGGATCATACTTATCACTTATCAAACACATTCATCATTTCAGCGATTGGTCTGCAACTATAGTGAATTCTCAGCCCTCTTCGACGTTTATTCTCCACCGCGCTCTAGGCCAACGCATGGTCATTACTGCGAATCCAGCTAACGTGGAGCACATACTTAAAACCAATTTTCATGTCTATCAGAAGGGCACTTCTGTGACAGCGCTGGCCTATGATTTTCTAGGACGTGGCATTTTTAACGTCGATGGAGATTGGTGGAAGTTTCAGAGGCAAGTTGCTAGCCATGAATTCAAGACTAAATCTTTAAGGAATTTTGTGGAGACGGTGGTTGATACGGAGCTTTCAAACCGCCTTCTGCCCCTCATGAAAAACGCGGCTGTGGAAGAAATTGTTCTTGATTTTCAGGACATACTTTTCAGATTTGCTTTTGACAACATTTGTAACATCGCTTTTGGCTATGATCCTGAGTATCTATTGCCTTCTCTGCCTGAGGCGAAATTCGCTGTTGCATTTGAGAACACTACAATGCTTATTACCAAAAGGTTTAGGCAAATTTCACCGTTAGTTTGGAAGATTCTAAAGTTTTTCAACACGGGGTTTGAGAAAGAACTGAAAAATTCTGTTGAAGAGGTTCGCGAGTTTGCTAGAAAAGTCTTgagggagaaaaagaaagaactaGACGAAAAATCAGAGTTACAAACTGATGATCTTTTATCAAGATTCTTGAGCTCCGGTCACTCAGACGAGGTGTTTGTTATAGATATTGTCATAAGTTTCATACTTGCTGGCCGTGACACGACTTCAGCAGCACTGACATGGTTCTTTTATCTCATTGCAAATCATCCGGACGCAGAGAGCAAGATTTTAGCTGAGATTAATGACAAGAATTTTGAGAAGAACTCGGAGTCTTCTGCTTATAATGAAGTGAAAGACATGATGTACACTCATGCGGCACTTTGTGAGAGTATGAGACTTTATCCGCCTGTTCCAACAGACGGAAAACAAGTGATGGAAGATGATGTGATGCCAGATGGAACGCGTGTgtacaagaatgatcgagtgATTTACCATCCTTATGCAATGGGGAGGTCCGAGAAGCTGTGGGGATCAGATTGGCGTGAATTTAGGCCAGAGAGGTGGCTTGAGAGGGATGGTGTGACAGGGAAGTGGTGCTTTATAGGCAGAGATCAGTATAGTTACCCTGTTTTTCAAGCAGGGCCGAGGGTGTGTCTTGGTAAGGAAATGGCTTTCTTGCAGATGAAGAGGGTGGTTGCCAGAGTTCTGCCAGCATTCAGGGTGATTCCGGTGATTGAAGAAGGGACAGAGCCGGTGTATACAGCTTACTTGACGGCTAAGATGCATGGTGGTTTTCCGGTGAGGATACAGCAAAGGGCTTAG
- the LOC108219673 gene encoding transcription factor MTB3, producing MMGDKFWVKEEDKALVQGVVGVEAFEYLVWLATNNVFLEFAAPARDLGLQTGLHKILEGSNWSYAVFWQVCNTKSGKSALIWGDGHCTKPAGDETEDRNSGGDSKKRVLDKLHACFKGPGEHNLAVSMDSVSDLDMLYLTSMYYAFPFDKPSSPSQSFNSSRSLWGSDVKSSLEHYQSRSFLAKMARFETVVFVPLKSGVVELGSSKVIPEDQNLIQMVKTLFGKSHAVRANVSPKIFGQDLSLGAAKPGPISISFTPKVEEDLYYSADPPVLSANQVYGNSSNGHRNNDNEVKFFPHMNQVVTGELNPQALASAFEQGMDDSLLQGDDRKPRKRGRKPANGRDEPLNHVEAERQRREKLNQRFYALRAVVPNISKMDKASLLGDAISYITDLQSKIRILETEKGVVNNKQQQCVIPDIDFHTTQDNAVVRVSCPLDAHPVSRVLKTLRELDVVTQDSNVSTSDSGEVVHTFTIAAQGGTAEDLKEKLSTALSQ from the coding sequence ATGATGGGGGATAAGTTTTGGGTGAAAGAAGAGGACAAGGCTTTGGTACAAGGTGTAGTGGGAGTGGAAGCCTTTGAGTACTTGGTGTGGTTAGCTACCAATAATGTGTTCTTGGAGTTTGCTGCTCCTGCTAGGGATTTGGGACTGCAAACCGGGCTGCACAAGATTCTTGAGGGGTCTAATTGGAGTTATGCAGTTTTCTGGCAGGTCTGTAATACTAAATCGGGTAAATCAGCTTTGATTTGGGGGGATGGTCATTGTACAAAACCTGCAGGTGATGAAACTGAGGATCGAAACTCAGGAGGAGATAGCAAGAAACGGGTGCTTGACAAGCTTCATGCTTGTTTTAAGGGACCAGGAGAACATAATCTGGCTGTGAGTATGGATTCAGTTTCTGATTTGGATATGCTTTATCTAACCTCCATGTATTACGCTTTTCCATTTGATAAGCCTTCTAGTCCTTCTCAGTCTTTTAATTCAAGTAGGTCTCTTTGGGGCTCTGACGTGAAAAGTAGTTTAGAGCACTATCAGTCCAGGTCATTTTTAGCGAAAATGGCTAGATTTGAGACAGTAGTGTTTGTTCCATTGAAGTCGGGAGTAGTGGAGCTTGGTTCAAGCAAGGTAATTCCAGAAGATCAGAACTTGATTCAAATGGTGAAAACGTTATTTGGGAAATCTCATGCAGTGCGTGCAAATGTGTCACCAAAGATATTCGGGCAAGATCTCAGTCTGGGTGCTGCCAAGCCTGGTCCTATTAGTATAAGTTTTACGCCCAAGGTTGAAGAAGATTTATATTATTCAGCAGATCCACCTGTATTAAGTGCTAATCAAGTATATGGAAACTCTTCGAACGGGCACCGGAATAATGATAATGAAGTGAAGTTTTTTCCGCACATGAACCAAGTAGTTACTGGGGAATTAAATCCACAGGCATTAGCTTCTGCTTTTGAACAGGGTATGGATGACTCATTACTACAAGGTGATGACAGGAAACCGAGAAAGAGAGGTAGAAAACCTGCTAATGGTAGGGACGAACCATTAAATCACGTGGAGGCCGAGAGACAGAGACGTGAAAAGCTGAACCAGAGATTTTATGCTCTAAGAGCAGTTGTTCCAAACATCTCAAAGATGGACAAAGCCTCACTTCTTGGTGATGCAATTTCATATATCACCGATCTCCAATCGAAAATTAGGATACTGGAAACTGAGAAGGGTGTTGTGAACAATAAGCAACAACAGTGTGTTATTCCGGACATCGATTTCCACACAACACAAGATAATGCAGTTGTGCGAGTGAGCTGTCCATTGGACGCTCACCCAGTTTCTAGAGTCTTAAAGACACTAAGGGAACTTGATGTTGTAACGCAAGACTCCAATGTCTCCACAAGTGACAGTGGTGAGGTTGTTCATACATTTACCATTGCTGCTCAAGGGGGTACTGCCGAGGACTTGAAAGAAAAGCTTTCCACTGCTCTTTCACAATGA